Below is a window of Pseudochaenichthys georgianus unplaced genomic scaffold, fPseGeo1.2 scaffold_1008_arrow_ctg1, whole genome shotgun sequence DNA.
tgtgtgtgtgtgtgtgtgtgtgtgtgtgtgtgtgtgtgtgtgtgtgtgtgtgtgtgtgtgtgtgtgtgtgtgtggtgtgtgtgtgtgtgtgaagcccgGAGGAGTTTGTGTTCTGTCAGGACCCGGTGGACCACGCTGGAAACCACAGCGCCTTCCTGGAGCTGGGACACGGCTGCGTGGGGGTGAGGGTTTATTTTATCTCTACAAAATACCTCCTTAACTCTCCAAAATACCACCTTAACTCTCCAAATACCACCTTAACTCTCCAGAATACCTCATTAACTCTCCAAATACCACCTTAACTCTCCAAATACCACCTTAACTCTCCAAATACCACCTTAACTCTCCAAATACCACCTTAACTCTGATAATACCACCTTAACTCAGATAGTACCCCCTTAACTCTCCAAATACCACCTTAACTCTCCACAATACCTCCTTAACTCTCCACAATACCACCTTAACTCTCCAGAATACCCCCTTAACTCTCCACAATACCTCTTTAACTCTCCACAATACCTCCTTAACTCTCCAAATACCACCTTAACTCTCCAAATACCACCTTAACTCTCCAAATACCACCTTAACTCTCCAGAATACCTCATTAACTCTCCAAATACCACATTAACTCTCCAAATACCACCTTAACTCTCCAAATACCACCTTAACTCTCCAAATACCACCTTAACTCTGATAATACCACCTTAACTCAGATAGTACCCCCTTAACTCTCCAAATACCACCTTAACTCTCCACAATACCTCCTTAACTCTCCACAATACCACCTTAACTCTCCACAATACCTCCTTAACTCTCCACAATACCTCCTTAACTCTCCAAATACCACCTCAACTCTCCAAATACCACCTTAACTCTCCAAATACCCCCTAACTCTCCAAATACCACCTTTACCCTCCAAATACCCCCTTAACTCTCCAAATACCACCTTAACTCTCCAAATACCCCCTAACTCTCCAAATACCACCTTTACCCTCCAAATACCCCCTTAACTCTCCAAATACCACCTCAACTCTCCAAATACCACCTTAACTCTCCAAATACCACCTTAACTCTCCAAATACCACCTTAACTCTCCAAAATACCCCCTTAACTCTCCAAATACCACCTTAACTCTACAGAATATCCCCTTAACTCCAAAATACCACCTTAACTCTCCAAAATACCCCCTTAACTCTCCAAATACCACCTTAACTCTCCAAAATACCCCCTTAACTCTCCAAATACCACCTTAACTCTACAGAATACCCCCTTAACTCTCCAAAATACCTCTTCAACTCTGATAATACCACCTTTACTCTGATAATACCACCTTAACTCTGATAATACCTCCTTTACTCTCCAAAATACCACCTTAACTCTGATAATAACTCCCTAACTCTGATAATACCTCCTTAAGTCTCTACCCCAGCCTGTATTGACCCTTCTTCCTGTGTGCAGTGGGGGGGGGCAGACTCAGAAGGAGGTGAACCATACGAAGGTTGTGTGTTCGGCGCTGGACGACATCGAGTGTGCCGGAGCACGAGAGTTCCTGAGAGGAAACTTCCCCTGCATCAAGTAAGACCTCAAACACTTTGTAAATCCTGAAGGAAATTatcattttttatatatatattatatcattTGTTATTATTAATGTCACTTTTGATCAGATCGAAAAAATATTCACGTGGTCCTAAACttattccattaaaaaaaaaaacatgatggTATACTCTCGACTGaatcaaaaaaacatttattaatattataaggaatataAAACGTATTTAATCTGCACACATACTGTATCTAACAGCAGAAGGAAAGAACATAgacttaaaaaataacaaagtaTGGACACGTTATTAATAATAAAGAACACAATAAGTACAAAACAAATGGCAGATAAATACACTATggtaaataaatacattgaaagACAAATAATAAAAAGGGTAGAGGGTAGATTAAAAGTCATCACTGTGCGTCTCAGGTACACCGGGCACGACTTCCTCACCACGCTGCTCTACTTCTTCTTCCTCGGATGCTTAACTCTGCAAAATACTACCTTAACTCTCCAGAATAACTCCGTAACTCTCTAAAATAACTCCATAAGTCTCCAAATACCACGTTAACCTTCCAAAATACCACCTTAACTCTCTGAAATACCACCTTAACTGTCAAAATACCACCTTAACTCTCTGAAATACCACCTTAACTGTCAAAATACCACCTTAACTCCAAAATACCACCTTAACTCTCCAAAATACTACCTTAACTATCCAAAAATAACTCCTTAACTCCACGTTAACTCTCCAAAATACCACCTTAACTCTCCAAAATACTACCATAACTGTCCAAAATACCACCCTAACTGTCCGAATACCACCTTAACTTTCCAAAATACTACCTTAACTCCACGTTAACTCTCCAAAATACCTCCTTAAGTCTCCAAATACCACCTTAACCTTCCAAAATACCACCGTAACTCTCTGAAATACTACCTTAACTATCCAAAAATAACTCCTTAACTCCACGTTAACTCTCCAAAATACCTCCTTAAGTCTCCAAATACCACCTTAACTGTCCAAAAGACTACCACAACTGTCCAAAATAACTCCTTAACTCTCCAAAATACCACCCTAACTGTCCGAATACCACCTTAACTCTCCAAAATACTACCTTAACTGTCCAAAATAACTCCTTAACTCCACGTTAACTCTCCAAAATACCTCCTTAAGTCTCCAAATACCACCTTAACCTTCCAAAATACCACCGTAACTCTCTGAAATACCACCTTAACTGTCAAAATACCACCGTAACTCCAAAATACCACCTTAGCTCTCCAAAATACTACCTTAACTATCCAAAAATAACTCCTTAACTCCACGTTAACTCTCCAAAATACCTCCTTAAGTCTCCAAATACCACCTTAACTGTCCAAAAGACTACCACAACTGTCCAAAATAACTCCTTAACTCTCCAAAATACCACCCTAACTGTCCGAATACCACCTTAACTCTCCAAAATACTACCTTAACTGTCCAAAATAACTCCTTAACTCCACGTTAACTCTCCAAAATACCTCCTTAAGTCTCCAAATACCACCTTAACCTTCCAAAATACCACCGTAACTCTCTGAAATACTACCTTAACTGTCAAAATACCACCGTAACTCCAAAATACCACCTTAGCTCTCCAAAATACTACCTTAACTATCCAAAAATAACTCCTTAACTCCACGTTAACTCTCCAAAATACCTCCTTAAGTCTCCAAATACCACCTTAACTGTCCAAAAGACTACCACAACTGTCCAAAATAACTCCTTAACTCTCCAAAATACCACCCTAACTGTCCGAATACCACCTTAACTCTCCAAAATACTACCTTAACTGTCCAAAATAACTCCTTAACTCCACGTTAACTCTCCAAAATACCTCCTTAAGTAATTAAATTCCCCTGTGTGTCTTTCAGGTACACCGGGCACTACTTCATCACCACGCTGCTCTACTCCTTCTTCCTCGGATGCTTCGGGGTGGACCGGTTCTGCCTCGGTCACACGGGCACGGCGGTCGGGAAGCTTTTGACGCTCGGGGGTCTCGGCATCTGGTGGTTCGTGGATCTGATCCTGCTCATCACCGGCGGGTTGATGCCCAGCGACTACAGCAACTGGTGCACCTACTACTGAGGAAAGAGGGTTAGGGAGATGAGACAAGGTGGAACTTTGTTCATCCTCTTGGGGAAATGCAGGCGTTTAATGGCAGCAACATGGtcagttaaaaaaaaacacaaggtaaaaataaagacaaatagaattaaatcatttaaataataGTCTCCAAAATAACTCCTTTACTGTCCAAAATACCACCTTATCTCTCCACATACCACCTTAACGGTCCAAAATACCCCCTTAACTTTCCAAATACCACCTGAACTGTGTCTCCTGTGTGTCTCAGGTACTCCGGGCACTCGCGCTGCTCTGATCAGATCTGTTTTTATAGGAATTTcgacttcccccccccctccgcagAACTtcaacttttttctcagaattcccCAAAAAAAATCCCACAACTAAAAAAAATACAACtaattttttttctcagaattaaaaaaaaaaagtttcttaaaattctgactttttttttcttagaattccGAAAAATGTTTCTTAGAATtccgacttttttctcagaataagGAGAAAATGTCCTGGATCTCTTTAAGATGTTGTACATACTTTTGATCGTGAAGGCATTCATTTTGTactgttctatttatgtttttgccTTATTGAGTCAGAAAATACGTGTCATgttgaaataaatacagatatacATAAATgtttctgtagatttctcctaaattcagaATTACATGatgcctcatttgcatatttaatcACAACATGaaacaacatatttaaaataatggtGTTAATGTCAgtaaggaaaacacacacaaaacactttATTGTGTATATcgcaggaagtgtgtgtgtgtgtgtgtgtgtggtctctcAGCTGATCCACAGTCAGCTACTCAAACCTGTCCCTGCTGAGTTGCCTGTTCAGAAGTTCCAGTTTCCTCTGTGAATGCATCACATGACCCCACAatcaatcccagcatgcattgcggctgcGTTTAACCCCCTGTATTTCATGGGTTCATACATTTTTATCTTATCCTTTGATATTGTTGCATCAGGAGGACGATTTATTCTCCGTCTGTGTTTCAAAACCACTCCGACGAGGATGGGATTCGAACCCACGCGTGCAGAGCACAATGGATTAGCAGTCcatcgccttaaccactcggccaccTCGTCTGTGAGCCtgctctgctctgattggttagctgtcaggctctgttgtgattggtcaaacacGGTCTAGTTAATGcattatataataatattagGGAGTCAGTCAGACTTCAGAATAAGACCTTTTCTCTCCACGCAGAGCTGCTTGAACACAGATGTTAAAGGAGGCCAAAAAGCTACGGGAAGATCTTGGCAaatacacttttattttgaaatcagtACAAAGATGTTGATTTGTTGTGTagtaaataataacaacaatataATTAAATGCAGATGAATAAATAGACGTGGGTTGTTGGAGTTAAACAGAAACATTACTACAAATGTGAGTCTGTTCTAAATTTCATCTAAATCTTTAAGCCAGTTtgagattttcagaataaaagtctcCATTATCTCTGAAAGTGCTGTGAGTTTAAAGAGACGTGTCCTGCGGAGTGTGTGAGACAGAGTTCATGCTGTGCACTCAGATAAGACCCGACCTTTGGAAGCATGACACTCAGGAGCAAACAGCTGATCCTCCGTTACTGAGCTCTGTTGCTTCTCTCAGAGGGGAATTAGCTCAAATGGTAGAGCGCTCGCTTAGCATGCGAGAAGTAGCGGGATCGATGCCCGCATTCTCCAGACACACTTTtaactctactttaaagagtcctctcctctgatgttcaggtgtatatcagtatgtagtgtctctactttaaagagtcctctcctgctgatgttcaggtgtatatcagcatgtagtgtctctactttaaagagtcctctcctgctgatgttcaggtgtatatcagcatgtagtgtctctactttaaagagtcctctcctctggtgttcaggtgtatatcagtatgtagggtctctactttaaagagtcctccgtctctactttaaagagtcctctcctctgacgttcaggtgtatatcagtctgtagtgtctctactttaaagagtcctctgtctctactttaaagagtcctcccctctggtgttcaggtgtgtatcagaatgtagtgtctctgctttaaagagtcctctcctgctgatgttcaggtgtatatcagtatgtagtgtctctactttaaagagtcctctcctctgatgttcaggtgtatatcagtatgtagtgtctctactttaaagagtcccctcctgctgatgttcaggtgtatatcagtatgtagtgtctctactttaaagagtcatctcctgctgatgttcaggtgtatatcagtatgtagtgtctctactttaaagagtcctctcctgctgatgttcaggtgtatatcagtatgtagtgtctctactttaaagagtcctctcctgctgatgttcaggtgtatatcagtatgtagtgtctctactttaaagagtcctctcctctggtgttcaggtgtatatcagtatgtagggtctctactttaaagagtcctctgtctctactttaaagagtcctctcctgctgacgttcaggtgtatatcagtatgtagtgtctctactttaaagagtcctctcctctggtgttcaggtgtatatcagtctgtagtgtctctactttaaagagtcctctcctcggatgttcaggtgtatatcagtatgtagtgtctctactttaaagagtcctctgtctctactttaaagagtcctctcctcggatgttcaggtgtatatcagtatgtagtgtctctactttaaagagtcctctgtctctactttaaagagtcctctcctcaggtgtgtatcagttaCTTGGAATGTGTGCAAGAGGACGAAAGAGCTCAGGTTTCACACTTGATCTCCGTCTGTGTTTCAAAACCACTCCGACGAGGATGGGATTCGAACCCACGCGTGCAGAGCACAATGGATTAGCAGTCcatcgccttaaccactcggccaccTCGTCTGTGAGCCTGCTCCGCTCTGATTGGATACCTGtcaggctctgttgtgattggtcgaacaCGTAACCACCTCGTCGGAGTGGTTTCGACATGAAGACAGATCTGATCTGGTTTCATGGGTCATGGGAAGCAACTGCGTGttccaacgtgtgtgtgtgtgcgtgtgtgtgtgtgtgtgtgtgtgtgtgtgtgtgtgcgtgcgtgtgcgtgtgtgtgtgtgtgtgtgccaggcaGAGGAACttgttttaaagaggccctatggcggtgctccctctcctgtagtgtgtgctGTAGGTCTGAGTGCATGTCGATGGTCTGCAGAGGATAAGTacctgtgccccccccccccccctgcctgagaaCGCCTCTCCGTTGGACTCctttgtaacatagtgacatcactgcaGAACActcgcgctcctattggctagcagcTGAACGAGTAGCATAGGGCTCCTTCAAAGAGTTACAGGGCCATGCATGAGTAACAGCTGACAACAGGGCGACACCTTGCTGTTTGGAAACAtgtaaatacaggaatacaactGTAAGGACCAAATATAGAACACGTGGTGAAATAATAAACGTTTAAcacttatatatatgtatataccttTTGCACTGATCATCTTAAAAGTAACCAAAAACACCTTAGAAACTTCCGGAAGAGGGAACAGTCGGTGGTGAAAATGCTGAGTCATGGTTTATGGAGCGGGTCGTTACGGGCGACTCAGAGGGATCGTTGTACTGACACGTATCACGTATCAGGTGAAGCGTATTTCTGGTCCGACGCGTGTTCTGGTCCGACGCGTGTTCTGGTCCGACGCGTGTTCTGGTCCGACGCGTGTTCTGGTCCGACGCGTGTTCTGGTCCGACGCGTGTTCTGGTGTTCTGGTCCGACGCGTGTTCTGGTCCGACGCGTGTTCTGGTGTTCTGGTCCGACGCATGTTCTGGTCCGACGCGTGTTCTGGTCCGACGTGAAGCTGGGGACCAACACGGCCTCTGAGGTCCAGATGCTGCTGACCTGAGCCGAAGCCTCCGGGCTGAGAGCCGAAGCCTTTCCATCCTGCAGAcaagaaagagctttttgaacattaaaggtctcctattatactatttgtaggcatatcctgttccaaaccacatcaaggatcctCTCTGGAACAGGAtggagctctctctctctctctctctctctctctctctctctctctctcaggtttaCCACCAGGTGACTTCCTTTTGACTTCCTGCTTCCTCACtctctctccagcacaggttagctctgagtgttagcatgctaatggaaacacagaccatatcacttccagaacacgtctcattggttctgacagcaacgtttctgattggcccgtgggggtaaagcccgcccacattttagtaatgtggtcatgacgcagcaaatctggatcagctccgttgttccccgtttttagagatgagggtacggaggagaagagagaggggtttctgacactttgagagtctcctgacacaccggggggaCACGGCGACACACCGGGGGGACActgggacacaccggggacacactgggacacaccggggacacacaggggacacactggggacacaccgggacacaccagggaacacaccggggacacacagggacacaccggggacacacagtggacacacaggggacacacggggacacaccgggacacatggtgatgtagaaagacatgagagtctcctgacacacatgttgatcaaaaagtgcattttgcttgataggagacctttaaagcaTGGACACCGTCACAGTGGAGACACTGCAGACTGATatgcagctgaacatcagcaaggcCCTTTAAGGGTTAGGTTAGCTCCGCCTCCAGCTGCACCTGTCCGTCTCTCAGAGCCTCTtcctgcacacagacacacattaaCAATTGAGATATAACGTACCAAtatcctcccacacacacacacacacacacacacacacacacacacacacacacctacctaCCTGTCTGTGTGTCCTGGTGCTGTCCTCCAGGTGGAGCTGCAGTCATGCAGGCGTCATTTATAATGGGGACGCTGGTGGACATGTCCCCATCACTTTGCATTGGGatgatttgttaaaaaaaatctgaaaacAGCACCATGACACCGCCCTGTGAatgattcaaagtaaatatagaagtggtctTGAACACATGTGTCCATCAGACAAaggctgctgcctcctgtcatcattaatggacgtctctttaagatgaccgctcagaggagaggagttctcatttctctaaccgcctgctgcttcccctcctctctcctcggttcccctcctctctcctcccctcctctctcctcggctcccctcctccgctcgcatctcctgtgggcgggactaagacaggaggataggagtcgaggaggggaaccgaggaattagagaaatgagaaacctTCCAGGTGCATCTCCTGTCTGATCACAGCCAATAATAAAACACACGATGATATCCATATAGCCTACCGGAAGTCGATGCTttttcgatttttttttttttaacacatcTATTTTTTTCGGttatttcaaaatgttcctGTTAGTGAACAACAGCAGGTGTTTTATATCTCCTGTTATTTTACTATATtactttaatatttaaaaaaagtaaagtccGTGAAGCAAACGTCTGCGCGGCTCCGTTGCACCTCGCGCGCATTGATTACGTCCTTCCCTAACAACAAGTAAACTCGCTCATAGCAACCGGCTCGTTAAACAGGTAGGAAGCTTTTTACTCTGTTATATTATGGGTTTAAACAGATATTTACCTGCAGCTGTTTCATCAATCTGTTAATGTCCCTGCTCCTCCAGAGTTACCGAGTTACTGAGAGTCAGAAAGAACCGCTCAGCTCCACAGAACACAGCTTCTGTTCCTGGAGCTTCAGACACCGCGGAGGACATACCTGCAACGCTAACAACATAACTTCTACTTTGACCAGATCTCAGTACTTCTaatcactacttttactgttgctactttaactatatgttgatgataatacttttctactgcTAATGCTAGTAGTTAGATATCTAAACATTTATTAAATGATATAACCACAAAGTAACGTTGACACATTCGCTGCGCACCGCGTCAGAGGGCCCTGAACGCACCATCGTTTCTCAGACCCAGAGATTTCagtgtttctttttaaaaagacaTATTTAGGCTATGTAATGTTCACAGGGATGAAGAAGGAGCATGACGAACCCCCTCTTTCCCCttatcacacacacagaacacattCTCCACACATGCCATACAATAACACaaagtataaatatataaatgagGTGGATTTCAGTGATTCTAATATGATGCGTTCACTGTTCTCAGGGAAAAAGCATCCTTCCTGATGGACGAGACCGTGAAGCCTCTGAGGGTTCCTCCTCAAATGTCCGTCTACGCcgacaaacacaacatcttccaCCTGctgcaggtaacacacacacacacacactcacacacacacacacacacacacacacagcagcatcactcatcacacacactggagaaacacacacacacacacacacacacacgcacacacacacacacacacacacacacactggagaaacacacacacagaaaaataagtagtggagtaaagtactgataccagtgtaatgtaatgaaacGTACttcagtacagtaacaaagtatttgtactccactacttcacaCCACTGCCAGCAGGTAGTACGTCAACATGTGTAACGATGTCTCCTCAGAGCATGTTGTCCAGCCTGGTGGTGGAGCAGCCTGCAGACGCTCTGAGCTTCATGATCGCTCTGCTACAGAGGATCAGCACCGacagtgagacacacacacacacacacacacacacacacacacacacacacacacatcacttcaggggacattacattgacttacatgcatttcctggagacttatcctaaccttaaccataaccaacacatgcctaacccaacccttaaaggtggggtaggtacgtttcagaaaccggctcgatatacactttttgttatattccatggaatgctcttaacatcccgatagcaatgaatatctgaagtgctttgacaaaaaaatccataaaaaaatgtcatctgtagaagccgtaatactggctacctgcctgtcagccttccatcggggcacaaacttacctcgtgccctctttggtcatgtgcgcgttcgtgtgtgttggaggaggggctctgagaggaagtggcagattttctccagttgtgtattttcaaattcgagcgatctcgagccggtttctcaaacttacctaccccacctttaacctaacccttaccctaatcctaaccaagtcttcaccctaaaattaatgatcccccttatggggacctccaatgtgtccccataagggaagccagtccccacacgtgactatgtaaacagatttaggtccccacaagtatagtaatgccaggccacacacacacacacacacacacacgcacacacacacacacacacacacacacacacacacactcacacacacactgctgaggATCAGCACcgacagtgacacacacacacacacacacacacacacactgcagagaatcagcaccgacagtgacacacacacacacacacacacacactgcagaggaTCAGCACAATAAGAAGGTATACTTTTTTAAGATTTCATTCAAACTAACTTTACTATtataacttgttttatttttacgatttctttctcagaattagattttttttcatgatttaatttattttccttaCTTCACTATTTTACAGAATTTAGCTTCAAAATGTCAGTTTTTCTTATCATTTGAATGTTCAATGAGTTCTGCAGCCTCTAGATGGCGCTGAGACTCTGTCCTGAGTCCAGTTCACAGAACTTGGAGTTCAACTTCAGTGCACAGTGTGATGAGGAGCACTGAAGCTGAAGAAGGATGTTATTTATATTTCATATTAAAGTGATTGTGTGTTCAGTCCCCAGAGTGCTGCTGCTCGGTCCTCCTGCTGTCGGAAAACACACCATGGTGAGCGGGGCGTTACTTTAAATATGTAATCCATTACAATTACTACTTACATAGCATGTTTATAGCATGTTTATAGCATGTTTATAGCATGTTTATAGCATGTTTATAGCATGTTTATAGCATGTTTTTACAGAAGGGAAAAATTGagaattttgaaaaaaaagtgagaataaaaaaaaaaaaagtgagaatTTTGAAAAACAAATTTGAGAAAAACACGCAATTTTGAAAAAAGTCTGAGTTTTATAaaaagtgcgtgtgtgtgtgtgtgtgttgagtgtgTGTAACACTAAAGACACACGCGTGGTTTTATTAAACGTTGAAACTCATGTcagaataataataagaaaggtAACTCTGAGTTTCTCCTGCAGGCCCAGCGGCTCAGTGCTGACCTGAGAGCTGTGCATGTGACCTCAGAGAGTCTACTgagcgaccaatcagagctcagcgcTCAGGCTCGCTGTGTCCCGCCCACTGAGCCACTTCCTGTGGATCTGCTGGTGAAGCTggttcagaggagactgggagAAATCGACTGTTTCAGCAGGGtgaggccttcagggaccaactGTTAATATTCTGTCTGATAGCAGGGtgaggccttcagggaccaacaaCTGTTAATATTCTGTCTGATAGCAGGGtgaggccttcagggaccaacaaCTGTTAATATTCTGTCTGATAGCAGGGtgaggccttcagggaccaacaaCTGTTAATATTCTGTCTGATAGCAGGGTGAGGACTTCAGGGACCAACGTTAATATTCTTGGTCTTGAGACCACTTTTGAACGGTCTTGGTCTTGTCTCGGTCTCGGA
It encodes the following:
- the ak8 gene encoding adenylate kinase 8; its protein translation is MDETVKPLRVPPQMSVYADKHNIFHLLQSMLSSLVVEQPADALSFMIALLQRISTDIPRVLLLGPPAVGKHTMAQRLSADLRAVHVTSESLLSDQSELSAQARCVPPTEPLPVDLLVKLVQRRLGEIDCFSR
- the tm2d2 gene encoding LOW QUALITY PROTEIN: TM2 domain-containing protein 2 (The sequence of the model RefSeq protein was modified relative to this genomic sequence to represent the inferred CDS: deleted 1 base in 1 codon) yields the protein MISVSYLLLCGQLLLLVSVILLQLLEGIHSQNSSSPTGPEASSSPGHRASEPGSRATEPPASSQLPPELQSYEAPAESTNYTEPFEYKPRSPVVLCSYLPEEFVFCQDPVDHAGNHSAFLELGHGCVGWGGQTQKEVNHTKVVCSALDDIECAGAREFLRGNFPCIKYTGHYFITTLLYSFFLGCFGVDRFCLGHTGTAVGKLLTLGGLGIWWFVDLILLITGGLMPSDYSNWCTYY